TCCACCTGAACCTTTGCCACCAAAAATGCGACACTGGCAAAAAGTCATTGATAAGTGTTTGGCAAAAGACCCCGGAGATCGTTTTCAGTCAATGGTAGAGCTCAAGATAGCTTTAGACCGAGTTCCAGTAAACTCCATTCAGAGAACGAATGACACGATAAAGGACTTTTGGAAAGACTTGAAAATTAGAAGAAACCGATGGTTTATTCCTGGCGTTTCGGCACTCGTGTTATTGTTGCTGGTTTTGATTTTTGTACTAAGCAAAAACACATCTCCAACCCCTGAAGAGCAAGAACCGCTGGACACAAATTTCAAAACAACCGAACAAAAACCGATTGAGCAAAAGCCCGTTGAAAGTAAGCAACCTGATACAAAAACAGATAATCTTCCTCCAACAAATATTGATACACCACAGGAAGACTCAACTGCTCAAGATATAATTCAAAACAGCAAGGGTAATGAAGAAAACTTAGCAAGTAGTACTGATGAAAACACCACTCCACTGCAAAATGAGGAAAATATAACTCCGATTGCAAACACTGAAGAAAAGCAAAACGAACTATCTTCATCTATTGAAGATAAAACAGCTGATGAAGATAGTCTCAGACAGACCGATTTTGATAATACCGACATATCTTCACCATTATCCGTCGATGAAATCAAACAACAAATTGCGCAGCAAGTACAAGACGAACAAAGTGAGGACATTAATGATTCACAATCATCAAGTGATTCTGGACAAGCCGTCAATATTGAAGCGCTACTGGAGTCTGCACGGAAAAATATCGAAAGTTATCAATTAACCAAGCCGGCTGATGATAATGCAATGGATCAACTGTTGACGATTTTATCTGTTGAACCAAGCCATCAGTCCGCTTTAGAAGAACTCCATGAAATAGGGAATCGTTATTTTCTGCTTATCAATGGAGCATTATTAAGAAATGAATTTAACAATGCTGTTACGCACTTGAAGTCTTTTAATGCGTTCAATGAAAAAACAGACTCAATTAACACCGATTATGATGTTGAAAAGCAGTCGCTTATCACTACTGCAAAAAAACTTGACTTATCATCAGATGATATTAATGCAGATCAGGTCAATAGTTTAATTGAGTTTCTCAGTATTATTGATTCAGAAAATAATTATTTGGCAACACTTGAAAAAGTGCTATTGTTCAAAAACCAACCCCAAGTAGGCGATAAACTATTAGACAGTAAACGAATAGAAACAATTCTGGTAAAAGATAATCTGGCAATTACCACGAAAGAGATTACGGTTCAGCAATATAAAGAGTTCGCAGAGGCCACTTCGAGAGAGGAGAGCAAATGTCGTCATAAAGGCGGGACGCTTGGAAGTTTTTTCAGTAATTATTCATGGAAGTCGCCGGCATTTGAACAAACTCCAAACGACCCGGTGGTTTGTGTTTCTTACGAAGATGCTCTTGCCTACTCTCAGTGGCTTGCAGAGCAAACAGGAAACAGATATCGTTTGCCTACTGAGCAAGAGTGGAGTTTTGTTGCCTTGAATAAACAAAATAAGTTTTCACCTTGTCAATCAGCAAACCTGGCAGGCTCTGAAGCAGCAGATGTTAGAAATAAAGAAAAGAATTACGACTGTAGTGATTCTTTTGTCTATACAGCACCGGTCGCCACATTTTCAAAAAACAGCCAGGGTGTTTATGATATGCAAGGCAATGTCAGCGAGTGGACACGCTGCAAAGAGGACTCCTGTCAATCACCGATAGCCATGGGAGGTTCATGGTATAACGGAGAACAAAGCAGCGACTCAACACTCTCTGATAAACTCAAAGATGAAACCGGTTACACCTATATCGGTATTCGCTTAGTCAGAGATTTATAATCTCAAACCTACGAAAATTAACACTTAAAAGGACCATCAATCGTTGGCAACAGGGGCAAATGTTCTTTTAGCCATAAATACTGCTCCGTTTTCTTTTCTTCTTCTGTCGTCACATAGTCCAAAAATCCGGGGTGCTGAAACCACTTGTGATAATGCACATGAACCAACTCATCAAACTTTGGATGTCCCGGACGATCTCGCATCATCGGACGAAAAGGAATCGGATAATTGTAAGTTTGGGGGAGGATTTCGACATGCTCTTTATACCTTTGAGCCGTAACAGCTAAAGCGACTTGATCCAGACACCTGAAGTCCGTGTTTTCACGCGAAGAATATCCATAAGGCCTTAAGTTAGAATTAAATAAAACTTGAAAGTCTTTTTTCCATTGTTGAAAAAAACCGGGTAGTTTATGAGCCCAAATAAACCCGGCATTATAATAAGGTTTAATAATATGCTGTCTTACAGTCGTTGTGGTATTAGCTGTTGGCGAAACAAGGTTAAATAAATCAAAAACTTCCTTCCAAAAAAAATCATTTTTATCACTTGCTCCCTCAGAACCAGGACCCTTATTATCAACAGGCCGGAGATAAAGTTTTGAGTCATTTGAAAAAAAAGTTGCGTGAATGGGATTTAAAAACAGCGTATCAGTATCCACAAAAATAATAGAATTATAATCAGAAAAATTTTTCTCCACATAATCACAAGCCAAAAGTTTGTTGGCAATCGGGTAATCTAAATATTTGGTATTAATATTCTCCTTAATATGTAAAACATTATTTTGAGAAAAAAATATTTCAGTGTCTTTTGATGGATAAAAATCTTTTCTAGGAGAAAAAGCGATTATATTTAAATCATTTGATATGAGTCTCTTTACAGAGCTAACAAATAATTTTGCTTGTTCTTCAAGTAATCCTTTTTCTACGCAAAAAACAAGACCGATATTTGATTTCAAAAAATAGTACCAAAATTAAAGTACATTCATTATATAATGTGCGACATCAATTAAACAACAAACTGGAATGACGCTCTCAATATCAAGTAGAGAAATTAAAGAAATTGTCGGCATAATAGATGATTCACAGCTGGAACAAATAAACTCGTTTGTTATTTTCGTTGGTCATGCACATAGCGGTCATAGTATCATTGGGGCTCTTCTGGATGCACACCCGGAAGTTGCGATTTCAAATGAAATGAATGTCCCAAAGTTAATATTAGACCATGATTTAAATGAAGAAACTCTGCAAAAACTGGTGTTGTCCCATACATTGAATCATTCATTATGGGTAAACACAGGCTACAAATATCATGTAGAAAATGCCTATCAAGGAAAAACAAGATTTCCTAAAGTTTTGGGTGATAAAAAAGGTGGTGGCAGCACAAGAATAATAAGAAATAACCCGTGGGTATTAGATAGACTCCATGAAATTTTTGCGGATAAATTAAAATTTATTAACGTTGTAAGAAACCCAAAGGACAATATAGCAGCCTTTGCTCACTACTGGGGAGATACAGAAGTCACACAAAAACATGTGGACAGATACTTAGAAAACCTTGAAACAACCACAGAAATAGAAAAAAGGTTTCCTAATCATTTTTTTAGATTGGAGCACTCCGATTTCATAGAAAATCCAGTTAATGAGTATATGAAAATATTACATTTTTTGGGACTTATTGCTGATATGAACCAAGTGACAAATTGGCTATCCTTGGTGAGAAAAAAAGAAAATAAAAGATCGGAAACTATTATATGGAGAAAGGATATAAATTTTAACGACTCTACAGAATTGTGATTAATAACTTTATTACATATTTTATTCATTTTGTGCTTTAAAGAGGATGAAAAAAATGAAACTCAAATCTAAGGATGTATACATATTCTCTCACATCCCTAAAACCGCAGGGACGACTTTAAGGATTCATTTTCAACAACACTTAGAAGACCAAGTTGAATTTATCCATTTAGCCAACAAAGGGAACAAATGGGCCATGGAAAAAGGCATGCTTGAATATTGTAATAGAACTCAATCTGAGCGAGAGAAGGCAAAGGTAATTCTTGGCCATCAAGTAAACTTTAAAACAAAATACCTTGTACCAACATTAAACCCTATTGAAATTGTAGCTTTTAGAGATCCAATAAGTTGGGAAAAATCACGATACAACCAATACGTCAACCGACGTGTAAATAATGGTCTAAGCCAGATTTCATTCAAACAATGGATTACAGAAAACGAAAAAACACATAGTCAATTTGAATGGTTCTTATCAAACTATCTAATGTTAAAAGCAAATATTCGCCAACTTAATGACACTTCAAAAGAAAACCTGCTAATGTATACTTTAAGTAATTTTAGTCATATATTGTTTCTGGAAAATATAGACGTTACAATGAATCGAATCTTTGCTAAGCTAAAAATACCATCAAACCCTGAAAGAAAAAATGTTGTGGGAGAGCATAAAAAAAACTTTTATCTTGATAACGAAGAAAACTATGCTTTGCTTATGAAGGTTACCCAGAAAGAAGTAAATTTATATAAAAAATTAAAAAAAGAATTCAACAAGTGACCGAAACAATTAGAATTAACGTGTATCAAGTTAAATGTTTGAATATTTGGAGAAAATAATGAAATTAATTAAATCAGTTTTTTTGTGTGGTGCATCTTTTTTTGCACTTAACGTAAATGCTCAATGTAGCAATACAAACTTGTCTGCGTGGTCAAACTTTCAAGATAACGGAGCTGTAAATGTAACAGCAGCTTCAGCAATGGGTGGCACAGCTTGTGGTATTGAAGTTGCAGTCAAACACTCTACAAAGAGCTTTGTTGCCGATCAGAATGCGACAAACGAACAGCGCTACAGAGCTGCTATGTGTGTCGATCCCAATGGTATCGTTCTACCATCAGCAGGTACTGATAGAAGACTTAAATTCCACGCTTCTCAATGTACTGTGGGAACATGTCCAAATACGGGTATGGTTCAGTTCAAATTGGAAAATGATGGATCGCAACATTCAATCAAGGGTTATGTCCGCGATGCAAACTCTGCCGCGACAAAGAGAAAGTTTGATGTGCCCTTGGCAGATGCTCCTAATAGAGTTGAATATGATTTTAACATGACTGCTGGTACATTTAAATTGTGGGTAGATGCAACTTCTGAGGCTGATACTCCTGTAATAGACTTTTCTGGCATAGATGTTGCTGCATGGAGTGGTGGAGTGAGTGAGGCTCGCTTGGGTAGTACAAATAATCCAGTAAATGTTACAGCAGATCAAGTTGTATACTTAGATGAATTCGAGTCTAGAAGACAAACATTCATAGGTGGTACTTGTAACTAAACTAGTTTGGCTTTATACAATAAAAAAACCGCTCAAAGAAGCGGTTTTTTTATGTTTGATTTAAAAAACACAAAGTTAGAAGTAAATTAGACATGAATTTATTAATAGTAACTGGTCTCCAAAAATCAGGCACATCTCTGTTAAACAGAATGTTGATGGAGCAAAGTTGTGTTAGTAACCCTTTTTTGCCGGAAGGAAAATTTTTTTGGGGTGATGATCCTCCATTCTCTCCAAAAGCTAGCCCGTGTGGAGAGCTTTATCAAAAACACTTGGGGAAGAGGGGTCACTATTTGGGTGAAAGTGATTTTAGAGCTTCGGATGAACGACTCTTAATGAGTAGAGTTGAACATGCAAAAATAAAAACACCTATTCTAATGAATAAAAACCCATATAACTCGGTAAGAATTAAATGGATTAAAAAAATCTTTCCGGATGCTAAAGTTGTATCAATGTTCAGGAACCCACATGCAAATGTTTTTTCGTTGTTAAAAAAATACATAGATCACGATAACAGAGGCTTAGGCCCTGAAAATGGCTGGTGGGGTGTGAAACCAAAAAACTGGCAAGAAATTTTGTCTGATAACAAAATTGAGCAGTTGGCAAAACAGTGGCAAAGTGTAAACCAACAAATTCTTAATGATATCAATGATGTTGACTTATTGATTGAATATTCAGATTTGTGTGCCAACCCCAATACATACTTACAAAAAATATTTTCTCTTTGGGAAGATAATTATATTTTCAAAGAAATGCCGGTTTGCCAAAACTTTGATAATGAGTATAAGACAGGAAGCCGTTTACTATCAAAAAACAGAGAGTATCAAAACAATAAAAACTTAAATTTGGCGGGAATACAGGAAAATAAAAAAGAACTGTCCCCATTTAACAAAGAAGAACTATTGACTATAGAAAAAGTTTGTCAAGATTTATGGAATGAACTTTTTAAACAAAAAAGCCATCACTTTTAATCACTCAAAATCTTCAAATTCCATTGCCCGGTAAACTCTACCAATATTCCGTTGAGAAAGATCAGTGAATGTATCCAGATGTTGGTATGCGGACATGTCAATTTTATAGGCGTCTTGTAACCCACCGTCATTTTCGAGAACTTTGGCGACTTCTTGTCTGAGATAGACCAGATAATCGTGTGTGTATTTGCGGACTTCGTTCATGTTTGTTGGAGTTCCATGTCCGGGGATAACGATTTCTGCACCTAGTTTTTCAAATTTGTTGTTCCACGTGTCAATCCAAGCTGCTGTATCCGTGTGGTCGGTAACAGGAAGCATTCTTTGATGAAAGGCCATATCACCGGAAATTACCAGTTTTTGCTGAGGCAACCAAACGACGATATCTCCCGGAGAGTGGGCTGGTCCAAGATTAAGAGCTTGTATAATAGTTCCTCCTAATACAATTTGATATTTATCATCGAAAACAATATCCGGCAAAGTTGGTTCTGTATATTGCCCCTTATCCTTTTGACGCTCTTTCATACTTAACACAGAGGATTTGCCGTATTTTTTCATAACTTCCGCGCCATCTCGTTGAGAAACGATTTTCGCGCCTTGTTGTTGCCAATAGTTTGAACCCAACATGGCATGACCTTGTGCATTTTCAAGAATGACATATTTGACAGGTAGTTTTGTGAGTTTTTTGATTTCTTGATGCAGAGCTTGTGCCAGAAGATAGTTTGCACCGGCATTCACAACCACAACACCTTCATCGGTAATTATGAAAGACAAATTGTTGTTATGCCCTGAATTCTCATAAGTTGGGGCTGCTGTCGCTCCAATTGCAGAATAAACATTGTCCGTCACTTTTTGTGGATATTTATAAAGGATAGAGTTCGGCGCAAGATAGGATTCCGGCGATTTTTGTTCGGGTTCAAGCCTGACATTAAACTCACAAGCAGTTAAAACAGCGACAATGGCGATATAAAATATTATTTTCTTCATGAGAATAGCATAGCACATTAAATATGAAATAATCTATTTTAAAAAACAGCAATCGGTTAAAATAT
This genomic interval from Gammaproteobacteria bacterium contains the following:
- a CDS encoding bifunctional serine/threonine-protein kinase/formylglycine-generating enzyme family protein, which codes for MLKTINDINFKIPGLRLISKIGEGGMSVVYLAEQVSLKREVAVKVMRLEVADNDLDVQRFKHEAKIIAHLDHPNIINIYNIGQTSTGEVFFTMPYLNHGDLSTYLIEDEKQFIELLKSVCDGLSFAHDHGVVHRDIKPENLLFDKFGSIRIADFGIAISQDGGRMTKEHQIVGSAQYMSPEQARSLKVDLRTDIYSLGIVIYERLTGKVPFDGDESISILVNHVSSPPEPLPPKMRHWQKVIDKCLAKDPGDRFQSMVELKIALDRVPVNSIQRTNDTIKDFWKDLKIRRNRWFIPGVSALVLLLLVLIFVLSKNTSPTPEEQEPLDTNFKTTEQKPIEQKPVESKQPDTKTDNLPPTNIDTPQEDSTAQDIIQNSKGNEENLASSTDENTTPLQNEENITPIANTEEKQNELSSSIEDKTADEDSLRQTDFDNTDISSPLSVDEIKQQIAQQVQDEQSEDINDSQSSSDSGQAVNIEALLESARKNIESYQLTKPADDNAMDQLLTILSVEPSHQSALEELHEIGNRYFLLINGALLRNEFNNAVTHLKSFNAFNEKTDSINTDYDVEKQSLITTAKKLDLSSDDINADQVNSLIEFLSIIDSENNYLATLEKVLLFKNQPQVGDKLLDSKRIETILVKDNLAITTKEITVQQYKEFAEATSREESKCRHKGGTLGSFFSNYSWKSPAFEQTPNDPVVCVSYEDALAYSQWLAEQTGNRYRLPTEQEWSFVALNKQNKFSPCQSANLAGSEAADVRNKEKNYDCSDSFVYTAPVATFSKNSQGVYDMQGNVSEWTRCKEDSCQSPIAMGGSWYNGEQSSDSTLSDKLKDETGYTYIGIRLVRDL
- a CDS encoding sulfotransferase; this encodes MTLSISSREIKEIVGIIDDSQLEQINSFVIFVGHAHSGHSIIGALLDAHPEVAISNEMNVPKLILDHDLNEETLQKLVLSHTLNHSLWVNTGYKYHVENAYQGKTRFPKVLGDKKGGGSTRIIRNNPWVLDRLHEIFADKLKFINVVRNPKDNIAAFAHYWGDTEVTQKHVDRYLENLETTTEIEKRFPNHFFRLEHSDFIENPVNEYMKILHFLGLIADMNQVTNWLSLVRKKENKRSETIIWRKDINFNDSTEL
- a CDS encoding sulfotransferase, with protein sequence MNLLIVTGLQKSGTSLLNRMLMEQSCVSNPFLPEGKFFWGDDPPFSPKASPCGELYQKHLGKRGHYLGESDFRASDERLLMSRVEHAKIKTPILMNKNPYNSVRIKWIKKIFPDAKVVSMFRNPHANVFSLLKKYIDHDNRGLGPENGWWGVKPKNWQEILSDNKIEQLAKQWQSVNQQILNDINDVDLLIEYSDLCANPNTYLQKIFSLWEDNYIFKEMPVCQNFDNEYKTGSRLLSKNREYQNNKNLNLAGIQENKKELSPFNKEELLTIEKVCQDLWNELFKQKSHHF
- a CDS encoding MBL fold metallo-hydrolase, with translation MKKIIFYIAIVAVLTACEFNVRLEPEQKSPESYLAPNSILYKYPQKVTDNVYSAIGATAAPTYENSGHNNNLSFIITDEGVVVVNAGANYLLAQALHQEIKKLTKLPVKYVILENAQGHAMLGSNYWQQQGAKIVSQRDGAEVMKKYGKSSVLSMKERQKDKGQYTEPTLPDIVFDDKYQIVLGGTIIQALNLGPAHSPGDIVVWLPQQKLVISGDMAFHQRMLPVTDHTDTAAWIDTWNNKFEKLGAEIVIPGHGTPTNMNEVRKYTHDYLVYLRQEVAKVLENDGGLQDAYKIDMSAYQHLDTFTDLSQRNIGRVYRAMEFEDFE